Proteins from one Candidatus Krumholzibacteriia bacterium genomic window:
- the fahA gene encoding fumarylacetoacetase has product MTNDTHRADLRSWVESANDGKTDFPIQNLPFGVFRDWEGDDSPRVGVAIGDRVLDVSALRAAFFTGPARRAVEACAEPVLNPLMALGPECWSALRERLSQLLSTDHEDSLAARRSVETALYAMTDVEMLLPAEIGDYTDFYASVFHATNVGSMFRPDNPLLPNYKHVPIGYHGRASSIVVSGAPVKRPSGQTKADDAQAPSFGPSRLLDYEVEVGAFVGPGNPRGEAIALGDARAHLFGLCLVNDWSARDIQKWEYQPLGPFLAKNFATTVSPWIVTLDALAPFRTPAFARPDGDPAPLPYLADDADQREGGFDITVEAFIESPQMRSDGFEGVRVSRANFKDMYWTLGQMLAHHASNGCNLRPGDLLASGTVSGEARDSAGCLLERTWRGTEPIELPSGETRKFLEDGDTVIIRAYCTKDDAVRIGFGECRGTVLP; this is encoded by the coding sequence ATGACCAACGATACGCATCGCGCCGATCTTCGCTCCTGGGTGGAATCGGCCAACGACGGCAAGACCGACTTTCCCATCCAGAACCTCCCCTTCGGCGTGTTCCGCGACTGGGAGGGCGACGACTCTCCGCGCGTCGGCGTGGCCATCGGCGATCGCGTGCTGGACGTGTCCGCGCTGCGCGCCGCGTTCTTCACCGGACCGGCGCGGCGTGCCGTGGAGGCCTGCGCGGAGCCGGTGCTCAACCCGCTGATGGCGTTGGGACCGGAGTGCTGGAGCGCGCTGCGCGAGCGGCTCTCGCAGCTGCTGTCCACCGATCACGAGGATTCGCTGGCGGCGCGCCGCTCGGTGGAGACCGCGCTGTACGCGATGACCGACGTGGAAATGCTCCTGCCGGCCGAAATTGGCGACTACACGGATTTCTACGCGTCGGTGTTCCACGCCACCAACGTGGGCAGCATGTTCCGTCCCGACAACCCGCTGCTGCCCAATTACAAGCACGTGCCCATCGGCTACCACGGGCGCGCGTCGTCCATCGTGGTTTCGGGTGCGCCGGTCAAACGGCCCTCGGGACAGACGAAGGCCGACGACGCGCAGGCGCCTTCGTTCGGGCCGTCGCGCCTGCTCGACTACGAGGTAGAGGTGGGTGCCTTCGTTGGTCCCGGCAACCCGCGCGGCGAGGCCATCGCGCTCGGCGATGCGCGCGCCCACCTCTTCGGGCTGTGCCTGGTGAACGACTGGAGCGCGCGCGACATTCAGAAGTGGGAGTACCAGCCGCTGGGGCCGTTCCTGGCCAAGAACTTCGCCACCACGGTGTCGCCGTGGATCGTCACCCTGGATGCGCTGGCGCCGTTTCGTACGCCTGCTTTCGCGCGGCCCGACGGTGACCCGGCGCCGTTGCCGTACCTGGCCGACGACGCCGACCAGCGCGAGGGCGGTTTCGATATCACCGTCGAGGCCTTCATCGAGTCGCCGCAGATGCGCTCCGATGGCTTCGAGGGTGTGCGCGTGAGCCGCGCCAACTTCAAGGACATGTACTGGACGCTGGGTCAGATGCTGGCGCACCACGCCAGCAACGGCTGCAACCTGCGGCCGGGAGACCTGCTGGCCAGCGGCACCGTGTCGGGCGAGGCGCGCGACTCGGCCGGGTGCCTCCTGGAGCGCACCTGGCGGGGGACCGAACCCATCGAGCTTCCCTCGGGGGAAACGAGAAAGTTTCTCGAGGACGGGGACACCGTGATCATCCGGGCGTATTGTACGAAAGACGACGCGGTGCGCATCGGCTTCGGCGAATGCCGGGGCACCGTGCTGCCGTAA
- a CDS encoding FAD-binding oxidoreductase: MSNLAATSREGKPIEVDVKHVDALRAALRGSLHLAGSPGYDTSRTLWNGMIDRHPALVVRALGVADVVTVVNFARQHGIALSMKGGGHNIAGLACCDGGLLLDMGAMRGVWVDPAGRIAHAQGGCLLGDVDRETQLHGLAAPLGFVSLTGIAGLTLGGGFGYMSRQCGWTSDSVRSMTLVTAEGKIVRASEKENKDLFWGLRGGGGNFGVVTNIEYSLYPVGPEIVGGAVAWRGESAVEVMELFRKSAAAAPEDLTLVLILRLAPPAPWIDKDVHGKPVAIIIGCHTGKVADGEKLLAPIKGFGKPVGDVMQRRPYVTQQSLLDATQPNGRRYYWKSEYVSGFEPEVFAKLKEHGDKIVSPHSAAILFQLGGAIGRLPNSHSAVGNRGTGGLFNITAAWDNAADDAKNIDWARNAWKDLKQFSTGGTYVNFLNADEAGDRIQDAFGGNMKRLGEVKQAWDPDNLFRVNKNIAPAK; this comes from the coding sequence ATGTCGAATCTGGCCGCAACCAGCCGAGAAGGAAAGCCCATCGAAGTGGACGTCAAGCACGTGGACGCGTTGCGCGCCGCACTGCGCGGATCGCTGCACCTCGCCGGATCTCCAGGCTATGACACCTCGCGCACCCTTTGGAACGGAATGATCGACCGCCACCCGGCGCTGGTGGTGCGCGCCCTGGGCGTGGCGGACGTGGTCACCGTCGTAAACTTCGCGCGCCAGCATGGCATCGCGCTCTCCATGAAGGGCGGCGGACACAACATCGCGGGGCTGGCCTGCTGCGACGGCGGCCTGCTGCTGGACATGGGTGCCATGCGCGGCGTGTGGGTGGACCCGGCCGGGCGCATCGCGCATGCACAGGGCGGGTGCCTCCTCGGCGACGTGGACCGGGAAACCCAGCTGCACGGACTGGCGGCGCCGCTGGGTTTCGTTTCGCTCACCGGTATCGCCGGTCTCACCCTGGGCGGTGGTTTCGGCTACATGTCCCGCCAGTGCGGCTGGACCAGCGACAGCGTTCGTTCCATGACGTTGGTGACGGCGGAGGGGAAGATCGTTCGCGCCAGCGAGAAGGAGAACAAGGACCTGTTCTGGGGGCTGCGCGGTGGCGGCGGAAACTTCGGCGTGGTGACCAATATCGAGTACTCGCTCTATCCCGTGGGCCCCGAGATCGTGGGGGGCGCGGTGGCGTGGCGAGGCGAATCCGCGGTGGAGGTCATGGAGCTGTTCCGCAAGTCGGCCGCGGCCGCGCCCGAGGATCTCACCCTGGTGCTGATCCTGCGCCTGGCGCCGCCCGCGCCGTGGATCGATAAGGATGTGCACGGAAAACCGGTTGCCATCATCATCGGCTGCCACACCGGCAAGGTGGCCGACGGCGAGAAGCTGCTGGCACCCATAAAAGGGTTCGGCAAACCGGTGGGCGACGTGATGCAGCGCCGCCCCTACGTGACCCAACAGAGCCTGCTCGATGCCACCCAGCCCAACGGGCGGCGCTACTACTGGAAGTCGGAGTATGTCTCTGGTTTCGAGCCCGAGGTGTTTGCAAAGCTCAAGGAGCACGGAGACAAGATAGTCTCGCCGCACTCCGCCGCCATCCTGTTCCAGCTGGGCGGTGCCATCGGAAGACTGCCCAACAGCCACTCCGCGGTGGGAAACCGCGGCACCGGCGGGCTGTTCAATATTACCGCGGCCTGGGACAACGCCGCCGACGACGCAAAGAACATCGACTGGGCGCGCAACGCGTGGAAGGATCTCAAGCAGTTCTCCACCGGGGGGACGTACGTGAACTTCCTCAACGC